The following are from one region of the Capsicum annuum cultivar UCD-10X-F1 chromosome 1, UCD10Xv1.1, whole genome shotgun sequence genome:
- the LOC107861898 gene encoding uncharacterized protein LOC107861898: MAKAYRKEDFDYLKAKIKKVDSRVKKYLQEARYKKWSRCHSPVNRGRMMTSNIAECINGCLVEAKKLPIYGFLEEAQILFGSWNCKNSEIASYTSTTLGHRFDEILTLNGTKALRMTVKASSPYIYSFYESGRRYIIDLESESSSCWRFQIDQIPCAHAIAVLKSKHVKKFGPYCSEYYKPATLVKTYEVPIISMPDRKDWNVPNSVAEEEVLPLIFKRLPGRPKKGRKKKSSETLSSSTNRCGRYGHEGYNRRSCNFFPKEN; the protein is encoded by the exons ATGGCCAAGGCTTATCGAAAAGAGGATTTTGACTACCTAAAGGCAAAGATTAAAAAAGTTGATTCGAGAGTGAAAAAATATCTACAAGAAGCTAGATATAAAAAGTGGAGTAGGTGTCATTCACCGGTAAACAGAGGTCGGATGATGACTTCGAATATTGCTGAGTGTATTAATGGGTGTTTGGTGGAGGCCAAAAAATTGCCAATATATGGATTCTTAGAAGAGGCGCAAATTTTATTTGGATCTTGGAACTGTAAAAACAGTGAGATAGCTTCATATACAAGTACTACGTTGGGTCATAGATTTGATGAAATCTTAACTCTCAATGGTACGAAAGCGTTGAGGATGACG GTTAAGGCGTCTTCAccgtatatatattcattttatgAATCTGGACGAAGATACATTATCGACCTTGAAAGTGAGTCATCCAGCTGTTGGAGGTTCCAAATAGATCAAATACCTTGTGCTCACGCTATTGCTGTATTGAAATCTAAACATGTAAAGAAATTTGGTCCATATTGTTCTGAATACTACAAACCAGCTACTTTGGTGAAGACTTATGAAGTTCCAATCATTTCCATGCCAGATAGAAAAGATTGGAATGTTCCTAATAGTGTAGCTGAGGAAGAAGTGTTGCCCCTGATATTCAAAAGGCTTCCAGGAAGGCCGAAGAAAGGGCGGAAGAAAAAATCTAGCGAAACACTTTCATCAAGCACAAATCGTTGTGGACGTTATGGACATGAAGGATACAATAGGCGTTCCTGCAATTTCTTCCCAAAAGAGaattaa